The Candidatus Bathyarchaeota archaeon genome includes a region encoding these proteins:
- a CDS encoding V-type ATP synthase subunit B — protein MLASRRYSTVREITGPLLFVEAISGVGFGELVEIETPSGERRRGQVLEVGEGIAVIQVFEGTRGLATTETVVRFTGETIKLPVTTGLLGRILDGSGQVIDGGPPIIPEDYWDIHGAPMNPYSRAHPSEFIQTGISVIDGMNTLVRGQKLPLFSGSGLPHNQIAAQITRQATVPGKEEAFAIIFAAMGITADEARFFKDDFTKQGALDRVVMFVNLAEDPAIERLITPRLALTAAEYLAYTQDYHVLVILTDMTNYAEALREISAAREEVPGRRGYPGYLYTDLATIYERAGRIHGKKGSITQLPILTMPHDDITHPIPDLSGYITEGQLIVDRGLYRKGIYPPIDPLPSLSRLMNEGIGEGNTRADHREVSDCLYYAFSEGKSLRDLVAVIGEEALTDRDKLYLKFADDFERRFINQGLYENRSIEETLDLGWELLSVFPETELKRADPATIKKFLPKYRGAVIGSSKL, from the coding sequence ATTTTAGCCAGTCGTCGTTACTCGACGGTCCGTGAAATTACTGGGCCTCTCCTTTTTGTCGAGGCTATTTCAGGAGTTGGTTTCGGAGAACTTGTTGAAATTGAGACACCGAGCGGTGAAAGGCGCCGCGGGCAAGTTTTAGAAGTTGGAGAAGGTATTGCCGTTATTCAAGTCTTTGAAGGTACACGTGGACTTGCAACCACAGAAACTGTAGTCCGATTTACTGGTGAAACCATTAAGCTTCCAGTCACCACAGGTTTACTTGGTCGAATTTTAGATGGAAGCGGTCAAGTTATCGACGGTGGGCCACCTATAATTCCTGAGGATTACTGGGATATTCATGGAGCTCCAATGAACCCATATAGCCGTGCACATCCAAGCGAATTCATCCAAACCGGGATAAGCGTAATTGACGGAATGAACACTCTTGTCCGCGGGCAGAAACTTCCACTATTTTCGGGCAGCGGGTTACCTCACAATCAAATTGCCGCCCAAATCACAAGACAAGCTACAGTGCCAGGCAAAGAGGAAGCTTTTGCCATAATCTTTGCCGCTATGGGGATCACGGCCGATGAAGCACGCTTTTTTAAGGATGATTTTACCAAACAAGGTGCTTTAGATCGGGTTGTCATGTTCGTTAACCTTGCAGAGGACCCTGCCATCGAACGTCTCATAACCCCACGGCTTGCTCTCACCGCTGCTGAATACCTAGCTTATACGCAAGATTATCATGTGCTCGTTATCCTTACTGATATGACAAATTATGCTGAGGCTCTTCGTGAAATTTCTGCAGCAAGAGAAGAAGTTCCGGGTAGGCGAGGTTATCCTGGTTATCTTTACACAGACCTCGCTACCATATACGAACGGGCAGGCCGTATTCATGGGAAGAAGGGGTCTATAACACAACTGCCAATTCTAACCATGCCTCACGATGACATCACGCATCCTATCCCTGATCTGTCAGGCTATATCACCGAGGGTCAGCTCATTGTGGATCGGGGTTTGTACCGGAAGGGAATTTATCCCCCGATTGACCCATTGCCGTCATTAAGTCGGCTTATGAACGAGGGAATTGGGGAGGGCAACACACGTGCAGATCATCGTGAAGTTTCTGATTGCCTTTACTATGCGTTTTCAGAGGGAAAGAGTCTGCGAGATCTTGTAGCTGTAATTGGAGAAGAGGCACTAACGGACCGTGATAAGCTCTATTTAAAGTTTGCAGATGATTTTGAGCGGCGCTTCATTAACCAAGGATTATACGAAAATCGATCGATAGAGGAAACATTAGATTTGGGCTGGGAGCTTTTGTCCGTTTTCCCGGAAACTGAATTGAAGCGGGCGGATCCTGCAACAATTAAGAAATTTCTGCCAAAATATCGGGGGGCTGTGATCGGTTCAAGTAAGTTATAA
- a CDS encoding transcription factor yields MSMMVNEEMLIKVARVLGGEEAVKIVNALKKLGKATDDELSAKTDVRLNVVRKILYRLYDFSLVTCDRLRDEKTGWFIFYWKLQPDQVEGFIQNQKRKVLEKLQARLAYEEDHDFYSCFTPTCGRLTFEEALESVFRCPSCGKPLQHFDNSKIIAILKNKVETLQKELSE; encoded by the coding sequence TTGTCCATGATGGTCAACGAGGAAATGCTTATCAAAGTTGCGAGGGTACTCGGAGGGGAAGAAGCAGTTAAGATTGTTAATGCTCTGAAGAAGCTTGGTAAGGCTACTGATGATGAGCTTTCAGCAAAGACTGATGTACGGTTAAATGTAGTTAGGAAAATTCTCTACCGGCTTTACGATTTTTCTCTCGTTACTTGTGATCGTCTTCGCGACGAGAAAACGGGTTGGTTTATTTTTTACTGGAAGCTCCAGCCAGATCAAGTTGAAGGTTTTATTCAAAATCAGAAAAGAAAAGTTCTCGAGAAACTTCAAGCTCGTCTTGCATATGAGGAGGATCATGATTTCTACTCTTGTTTTACACCTACATGTGGGCGGCTTACATTTGAAGAAGCGCTTGAATCCGTTTTTAGGTGTCCCTCATGTGGTAAGCCACTTCAGCATTTTGACAATAGTAAGATCATTGCCATACTGAAAAATAAGGTCGAAACACTTCAAAAGGAACTCTCAGAGTGA
- a CDS encoding V-type ATP synthase subunit D has protein sequence MASRVISGVRPTRMELLMLKKRRMLAQRGHDLLQEKRDALVMEFFGFIHEIAPLRAKAYKALIEGYAACVDAQMMIGSRKLEEISLSIPDRYNLDVKMRNVIGVTIPLFKLVEKGELKGTIQYNLLETSSRLDEAVEKLRVALEAVIRLAEVEAAIRRLAEAIIVTKRRVNALKYRIIPLLTSTVNYIEMQLEEREREDFFRLKRIKTLHEVKAGKSKIFQEFV, from the coding sequence ATGGCTTCAAGGGTTATCAGTGGTGTTCGTCCAACTCGTATGGAATTATTAATGCTGAAGAAGCGGAGGATGTTAGCGCAACGGGGGCATGACCTTCTCCAAGAGAAACGCGATGCACTTGTAATGGAATTTTTCGGCTTTATTCACGAAATCGCCCCGCTCCGAGCTAAGGCGTATAAAGCGCTCATCGAAGGATATGCAGCTTGTGTCGATGCTCAAATGATGATAGGCTCTAGAAAACTTGAGGAGATTTCCTTAAGCATCCCAGATCGCTACAACCTAGATGTCAAGATGAGGAATGTCATCGGAGTTACAATTCCTCTGTTTAAACTTGTTGAAAAGGGGGAGTTAAAAGGTACCATTCAATATAATTTATTAGAAACTTCCTCAAGACTTGATGAAGCTGTTGAGAAGCTCCGCGTGGCGCTTGAAGCTGTAATAAGGTTAGCTGAAGTAGAGGCCGCTATACGGAGGCTCGCTGAAGCTATAATTGTTACAAAAAGGAGAGTTAACGCCCTAAAATATAGAATTATACCGCTGCTAACCAGCACCGTGAATTATATTGAGATGCAACTTGAAGAGCGCGAGCGTGAGGACTTCTTTAGGTTAAAGCGAATCAAAACCCTACATGAAGTTAAAGCAGGCAAGAGCAAGATTTTTCAGGAATTCGTTTGA
- the hflX gene encoding GTPase HflX, whose product MIPAIIVQRRLPHESSNLNELKGLAESADYSVVYAIEQVREPDAAYQVGKGKAEEIAKIVKELGAEKIIFDNDLKPIQAYNLAKLTGVEAIDRFQLILEIFAKRAHTKDAQLQIQLAKLRYELAHAREKVRLAKMGEQPGFHGLGKYEVDVYYEMIHRQMDRIKNEIKRIRKKRGLRRKRRLELGFSLVALAGYTNAGKSTLFNALTCEEVPVGEGLFTTLSTTTRAVKFNGKRVLLTDTVGFIDRLPIALIEAFRATLEDTIFSDAIILVVDISESIQELQRKLSCSLNTIQEIGAGGIPIITGMNKIDLISPSELERRMAYLQGIAPNPVAISSLYRKNLDLLCEEVARNLEDYIKASFVIPNNQATMSFLSWLHGQANVSTVNYESDRVVVEMEALPRFIGLIQGKVKQLGGTFIYLKE is encoded by the coding sequence ATGATCCCCGCCATAATTGTTCAGCGGCGTCTCCCTCACGAATCCTCAAACTTAAATGAACTTAAAGGACTGGCGGAGTCTGCTGATTATTCCGTTGTTTACGCGATTGAACAGGTTCGCGAACCGGATGCGGCATATCAAGTTGGGAAAGGAAAGGCAGAAGAAATAGCTAAAATTGTCAAGGAACTCGGGGCAGAAAAAATAATTTTTGATAACGATTTGAAACCTATCCAAGCATATAACCTAGCGAAACTCACCGGAGTCGAAGCAATTGATCGCTTTCAACTTATCCTTGAAATTTTTGCCAAGCGCGCTCACACTAAGGATGCTCAATTGCAGATTCAACTGGCAAAATTGCGGTATGAACTCGCCCACGCAAGAGAAAAAGTCAGACTTGCAAAAATGGGAGAGCAGCCTGGCTTTCATGGATTGGGAAAATATGAAGTTGATGTATACTATGAAATGATCCATCGACAGATGGATCGGATTAAAAACGAAATTAAAAGAATCCGTAAGAAGAGAGGACTTCGGCGGAAGCGGCGGCTTGAGCTTGGTTTCTCTCTTGTAGCGCTAGCGGGTTATACCAATGCTGGGAAAAGTACTTTATTTAATGCGCTTACTTGTGAGGAAGTTCCAGTTGGGGAAGGACTTTTCACAACTTTATCAACAACCACGCGGGCAGTAAAGTTCAATGGAAAGAGAGTTCTGTTGACAGATACCGTTGGCTTCATAGATCGGCTTCCAATAGCCTTAATTGAAGCTTTCCGCGCAACACTAGAAGATACTATTTTTTCTGATGCAATTATTCTAGTTGTTGACATTAGTGAATCGATACAGGAGCTTCAAAGAAAGCTTTCCTGTAGTTTAAATACAATCCAAGAGATTGGCGCTGGCGGTATTCCAATCATTACCGGGATGAACAAGATAGATTTAATATCCCCAAGCGAGCTTGAGCGGCGAATGGCATATTTGCAAGGGATTGCTCCAAATCCAGTAGCTATATCTTCGCTTTACAGAAAAAATCTCGATCTGCTTTGCGAGGAAGTTGCACGAAACCTTGAAGACTACATCAAAGCTTCCTTTGTTATTCCAAATAATCAGGCAACAATGTCATTTCTATCTTGGCTACACGGGCAAGCTAATGTTTCTACTGTCAACTATGAAAGTGATCGGGTAGTCGTTGAAATGGAGGCATTGCCACGGTTTATTGGTTTAATCCAAGGGAAGGTTAAGCAACTCGGAGGCACTTTCATTTATTTGAAAGAGTGA
- a CDS encoding ATP synthase subunit A has translation MGEIIRIAGPVVTARNMTGSQMYELVKVGDVGLIGEIIRIEGDRATIQVYEETTGIKPGERVEGTGKPLSVELGPGLIGQTYDGIQRPLPALQELVGYFVRRGVSAPALNRSKKWVFKPTVSLNEKVAGGSILGTVQETPQVTQRILVPPRVSGKVKHIAKEGEYTVVDEIAEIETSYGIEKLSLMHSWPVRQARPYIRKIPPDTPLLTGQRIIDTFFPIAKGGTAAIPGGFGTGKTVMQHQLAQWADADIIIYVGCGERGNEMAEVLERFPKLKDPRSGQPLMTRTILVANTSNMPIAAREASIYTGITLGEYFRDMGYDVALMADSTSRWAEALREISGRLEEMPGEEGYPAYLASRLADFYERAGRVETLGGRIGSVSIVGAVSPPGADFSEPVTQNTLRVIKVFWALDTSLAQRRHFPSINWLNSYSLYLDTMEDWFSKNVNPEWSKLRSEAMYILQREEELREIVQLVGPDALSESQRVFLEVARMIREDYLMQSAYHSIDSYCPIEKAYYMLSIILKFYHRMRSLVERGIPLAKILALPVREKIARMKIQPIKGFEKTAEEIGREIDQACSKLMEEALGGT, from the coding sequence ATAGGTGAAATTATTCGAATTGCTGGCCCTGTAGTTACGGCCCGCAATATGACTGGTTCACAAATGTATGAACTTGTCAAAGTCGGGGATGTCGGTTTAATTGGCGAAATTATCCGGATCGAAGGTGACCGGGCAACAATCCAAGTCTATGAGGAGACTACGGGAATTAAACCCGGTGAAAGGGTTGAAGGAACTGGGAAGCCCCTTTCGGTTGAACTAGGCCCGGGATTGATTGGACAAACTTATGATGGTATTCAACGGCCGCTTCCGGCTTTACAAGAGCTCGTAGGATACTTTGTGCGAAGAGGCGTTTCAGCTCCAGCACTCAATAGATCGAAAAAGTGGGTATTTAAGCCAACGGTTTCCCTTAATGAAAAAGTTGCAGGCGGCTCCATTCTTGGAACAGTTCAGGAGACGCCTCAGGTCACGCAGCGTATTCTTGTTCCCCCACGTGTTTCAGGTAAGGTGAAACACATAGCCAAAGAAGGCGAATACACCGTAGTTGACGAGATTGCTGAAATAGAGACTAGTTATGGCATCGAAAAGTTATCGCTTATGCACAGTTGGCCTGTCCGCCAAGCTAGACCCTATATACGTAAAATTCCTCCCGACACACCACTACTTACAGGGCAGAGAATTATCGATACATTCTTCCCTATTGCAAAGGGTGGAACCGCTGCTATTCCAGGCGGTTTTGGTACGGGAAAGACAGTTATGCAACATCAACTTGCACAATGGGCAGATGCAGACATAATTATATACGTCGGTTGCGGGGAGCGAGGAAATGAAATGGCAGAAGTTTTGGAAAGGTTCCCGAAGCTTAAGGATCCGCGCTCCGGTCAGCCATTAATGACTCGAACGATTCTTGTCGCCAATACATCAAATATGCCAATCGCCGCCCGGGAGGCAAGCATTTACACCGGGATAACTTTGGGAGAATACTTTCGCGATATGGGCTACGATGTGGCCCTCATGGCTGATTCCACCAGTCGATGGGCAGAAGCTCTTCGTGAAATATCCGGTCGATTAGAAGAAATGCCCGGGGAGGAAGGTTACCCCGCCTATCTTGCATCTCGTTTAGCAGACTTTTATGAACGTGCTGGACGTGTGGAAACTTTAGGAGGGCGTATCGGATCGGTATCGATTGTCGGAGCAGTTTCACCACCTGGTGCTGACTTTTCTGAACCCGTTACCCAAAATACCCTTCGTGTCATTAAGGTCTTCTGGGCACTTGACACAAGTCTCGCACAGCGTCGGCATTTCCCCTCGATTAATTGGCTGAACAGCTACTCACTATACCTAGATACCATGGAGGACTGGTTTAGTAAAAATGTAAATCCTGAATGGTCTAAGCTGCGAAGCGAGGCGATGTATATCTTGCAGAGAGAAGAAGAACTACGTGAGATCGTTCAACTAGTTGGTCCTGACGCCCTCTCTGAAAGTCAACGTGTATTTCTGGAGGTTGCTAGAATGATTCGTGAGGACTACCTTATGCAAAGTGCCTACCACTCAATAGATTCCTACTGTCCCATCGAGAAGGCTTATTACATGTTATCAATAATCCTCAAATTTTACCATCGAATGCGCAGCCTCGTTGAACGCGGCATCCCCCTTGCCAAGATTCTTGCTCTTCCAGTTAGGGAAAAGATAGCTCGAATGAAAATTCAGCCTATCAAAGGCTTTGAAAAGACAGCCGAGGAAATCGGGAGAGAAATAGATCAGGCATGTAGTAAGTTAATGGAAGAAGCCTTGGGAGGCACCTGA
- a CDS encoding pseudouridine synthase, producing the protein MADIQKVRALADYQFGRGAGFALFPENVDFVYSKTTGRIRHIYLDKKMLATLRPTDGLLALTLDGARRLLTAFKKPRLRVVVQDDVIDLIAAGGSVFSKHVMEADPEIRPNEEVIVTNRMGEVLAVGRALLTGLEMLAFKRGVAVKVRRSIMEG; encoded by the coding sequence ATGGCTGATATTCAGAAGGTTAGAGCTTTAGCTGATTATCAGTTTGGAAGAGGTGCAGGATTCGCTCTGTTTCCAGAAAATGTTGACTTCGTATATTCCAAAACAACAGGCCGAATTAGACATATTTACCTAGATAAGAAGATGCTGGCAACCTTGCGTCCAACAGATGGATTGCTCGCATTGACACTGGACGGGGCGAGAAGGCTATTGACGGCTTTTAAGAAGCCAAGGCTTAGAGTAGTTGTCCAAGATGATGTGATTGATTTAATCGCCGCTGGTGGAAGCGTTTTTTCAAAGCATGTGATGGAAGCAGATCCGGAGATTCGCCCCAACGAAGAAGTTATTGTCACAAATAGAATGGGAGAAGTGCTTGCCGTTGGGAGAGCATTGCTGACGGGTTTGGAGATGCTAGCGTTTAAGAGGGGCGTCGCCGTAAAAGTGAGAAGGAGTATTATGGAGGGTTAA
- a CDS encoding tRNA (cytidine(56)-2'-O)-methyltransferase — protein sequence MGLPKIVVLRIGHRIPRDARITTHVCLAARAFGADGIIISDVIDEKLRQTIENVVDQFGGTFYIEMGTPWKKVVTDWLLHGGEVVHLTVYGIPLPEVIERLRASQRDKLVVVGGPKIPGEIYRIATYNVSITKQPHSEVSSLSVFLDWYFQGKEFYKVFEGAKLKIGSSESGKKVFRVESRHL from the coding sequence ATGGGTTTGCCGAAAATTGTTGTCCTCCGGATTGGTCATAGAATACCGCGAGATGCGAGAATTACAACCCATGTATGTCTAGCTGCGAGAGCCTTCGGTGCGGATGGAATTATAATTAGTGACGTGATAGACGAGAAGTTAAGGCAGACTATAGAGAATGTGGTTGACCAATTCGGGGGGACTTTTTACATAGAGATGGGTACGCCCTGGAAGAAAGTTGTGACCGATTGGTTGCTTCATGGAGGAGAAGTCGTCCATCTTACAGTATATGGAATTCCCTTGCCAGAGGTGATCGAACGATTGCGAGCATCGCAACGTGATAAGTTGGTTGTAGTAGGTGGTCCAAAAATTCCTGGCGAAATTTATCGAATTGCGACTTATAATGTTTCGATTACTAAGCAACCTCACTCTGAAGTTTCAAGTCTTAGTGTTTTCCTCGATTGGTATTTTCAGGGGAAAGAGTTTTACAAGGTATTTGAAGGTGCAAAATTAAAGATTGGTTCTTCCGAAAGTGGAAAGAAGGTTTTTAGAGTTGAAAGTAGACATTTGTAA
- a CDS encoding V-type ATP synthase subunit F, translated as MARIAVIADRDTAVYFRLAGIKDSYSVKDSQEAERKLIEISQNTEIAVIIIAERLAEEIQHVITKISEKRLYPLIISVPDKHGPIPRKIDPIAELIKRTVGVEIKVE; from the coding sequence ATGGCAAGGATTGCGGTCATCGCAGATAGGGATACAGCCGTATACTTCCGACTAGCAGGAATAAAAGACAGTTATTCGGTTAAAGATTCGCAAGAAGCTGAAAGAAAGCTGATTGAGATCTCTCAGAATACTGAAATCGCAGTTATTATTATAGCTGAGCGTCTAGCCGAAGAAATTCAGCATGTAATTACTAAAATTAGTGAAAAACGACTTTATCCGCTTATAATCTCAGTCCCCGATAAACACGGGCCAATCCCTAGAAAAATCGATCCAATAGCTGAACTTATTAAGCGCACGGTTGGTGTGGAAATAAAGGTGGAATGA
- a CDS encoding nascent polypeptide-associated complex protein, which yields MRRISPREAKRLQDRMMKQMGVRLQDVPNVLQVIIKTAEKEIILENPSVTVFEVQGQKIFQLTGQNIAERAIVMERKIAIRDEDVQLVASQTGKPLEEARKALEETEGDLARAILFLQSKNTQ from the coding sequence ATGCGCCGGATTAGCCCTCGGGAGGCAAAACGCCTCCAAGATCGAATGATGAAACAGATGGGAGTACGTCTCCAAGATGTTCCTAACGTTCTACAAGTGATTATAAAAACAGCAGAAAAAGAAATCATTCTTGAAAATCCGAGCGTTACAGTTTTTGAGGTTCAAGGTCAAAAGATCTTTCAATTAACGGGACAAAATATTGCCGAGAGAGCCATTGTCATGGAAAGAAAAATTGCTATTCGAGATGAAGACGTTCAACTAGTGGCCAGTCAGACTGGAAAACCCTTGGAGGAAGCGAGGAAAGCACTTGAAGAAACAGAAGGTGATCTTGCACGGGCCATTCTATTTTTGCAGTCGAAAAATACCCAATAA
- a CDS encoding aspartate carbamoyltransferase regulatory subunit encodes MPSEEEELRVKKIREGTVIDHITSGHALTVLRILGIFGREGGVVSAAMNVPSKKIKRKDIVKIEGRELRPEEVDKIALIAPRATINIIRDYKVIRKEKVNLPKVIRGIVRCANPTCISNSREPVQSTFIVECEDPLRLRCHYCSRIMEKDDILKQL; translated from the coding sequence ATGCCCAGTGAGGAAGAAGAACTCCGTGTAAAGAAAATTCGAGAAGGAACAGTAATCGACCACATAACGTCAGGACATGCGTTAACAGTTCTCAGAATTCTGGGGATCTTCGGCCGAGAAGGGGGAGTTGTAAGCGCTGCCATGAACGTTCCAAGTAAAAAAATCAAGCGCAAGGATATAGTAAAAATTGAAGGCCGTGAACTTCGTCCGGAGGAGGTAGACAAAATTGCTTTAATTGCTCCACGGGCAACAATCAACATCATCCGTGATTATAAGGTAATTCGCAAGGAGAAGGTAAATCTTCCCAAGGTTATCCGTGGAATTGTTCGATGCGCCAACCCGACATGTATTTCGAACAGTCGCGAACCAGTTCAATCTACCTTCATTGTTGAATGTGAAGACCCACTTCGTCTGAGATGTCACTACTGTAGTCGCATAATGGAGAAAGATGACATTCTTAAACAGCTTTAA
- a CDS encoding TIGR00270 family protein, protein MVCCEVCGKPINGAPNRVIIAGAKLLVCSECVKLGSTTWEVKPEAPVSSKASLTPIRKFQSVDRKPRKIMIPEIEIVENYPTLIRKAREKQKLDHAELGKRIGEKISVIQKLETGRLIPDELLAKKLEHALRIKLLVPTMEPPVKSTPQPRELTLGDVVEIRKKEPSVKSIS, encoded by the coding sequence TTGGTCTGTTGTGAGGTTTGCGGAAAACCTATTAATGGGGCTCCCAACCGGGTTATCATTGCAGGGGCTAAACTTCTAGTTTGTAGTGAATGCGTTAAACTTGGATCAACTACTTGGGAAGTCAAACCTGAAGCACCGGTTAGTTCAAAAGCAAGTCTAACGCCAATTAGAAAATTCCAATCCGTTGATAGAAAACCGAGAAAGATTATGATCCCGGAAATTGAAATAGTCGAAAATTATCCGACGCTCATTCGGAAGGCAAGAGAAAAACAAAAGTTAGACCATGCAGAGTTAGGAAAACGAATAGGAGAAAAAATCTCCGTTATTCAAAAACTTGAAACCGGTCGATTAATTCCAGATGAGTTGCTCGCAAAAAAGCTTGAGCATGCCCTAAGGATTAAACTTCTCGTCCCCACTATGGAGCCGCCGGTTAAATCAACTCCTCAGCCTCGGGAACTTACTCTGGGAGACGTAGTGGAAATACGAAAGAAAGAACCGAGCGTGAAATCGATTTCATGA